A part of Sugiyamaella lignohabitans strain CBS 10342 chromosome D, complete sequence genomic DNA contains:
- a CDS encoding putative type II inositol 1,4,5-trisphosphate 5-phosphatase translates to MSDHKPVSSTLRIGVNLVNFDIRNDIVTETLKKFDKAENAARPVISIEPLELTSSGLVLHEQDVYTTISHNSILSGQQAGSRIVEWEAIISDPNIKVVPDRESLPAGGSQRVKLSTTLGVPGSSDTNSKSPLQSVVVVHIKRRPGHIC, encoded by the coding sequence ATGTCAGACCACAAACCTGTATCGAGTACTTTACGAATAGGTGTAAACTTAGTAAATTTCGATATTCGTAATGACATTGTGACTGAGACGTTGAAAAAGTTCGACAAAGCTGAAAATGCTGCTAGACCAGTGATTTCCATTGAACCGCTTGAGCTGACATCCAGTGGTCTCGTGCTTCATGAGCAGGACGTGTATACTACTATCTCACATAATAGCATACTCTCAGGTCAGCAAGCAGGCTCTCGAATTGTTGAATGGGAAGCTATAATTTCTGATCCCAACATAAAAGTAGTACCTGACCGAGAGTCACTACCAGCAGGTGGCAGTCAGAGAGTCAAATTGTCTACTACACTTGGAGTACCAGGAAGCAGTGATACCAATAGCAAGTCGCCTTTACAATCGGTAGTAGTCGTGCACATCAAAAGACGCCCAGGACATATTTGTTAG
- the GDI1 gene encoding Gdi1p (GDP dissociation inhibitor; regulates vesicle traffic in secretory pathways by regulating the dissociation of GDP from the Sec4/Ypt/rab family of GTP binding proteins; GO_component: GO:0005575 - cellular_component [Evidence ND]; GO_component: GO:0005737 - cytoplasm [Evidence IEA,IEA]; GO_function: GO:0005096 - GTPase activator activity [Evidence IEA]; GO_function: GO:0005093 - Rab GDP-dissociation inhibitor activity [Evidence IEA]; GO_function: GO:0005093 - Rab GDP-dissociation inhibitor activity [Evidence IDA] [PMID 8157010]; GO_process: GO:0043547 - positive regulation of GTPase activity [Evidence IEA]; GO_process: GO:0015031 - protein transport [Evidence IEA,IEA]; GO_process: GO:0050790 - regulation of catalytic activity [Evidence IEA]; GO_process: GO:0006810 - transport [Evidence IEA]; GO_process: GO:0016192 - vesicle-mediated transport [Evidence IMP] [PMID 8157010]), protein MAPLASLESVCATVRVNSCEAGATRVWGGAPAAGGTPPPHAPKILTRKGTGLTECILSGLLSVEGKKVLHIDRQDHYGGESASLNLTQLYKKFRPNGSAPEGLGRDRDWNVDLIPKFLMANGELTNILVHTDVTRYLEFKQISGSYVYRDGRIAKVPASEMEAIRSPLMGIFEKRRMKRFLEYVGNYKDEEPSTHQGLDLDKNTMTEVYLKFGLEPGTRDFVGHAMALWTTDDYLKAPARETFSRINLYAQSVARYGKSPYIYPLYGLGELPQGFARLSAIYGGTYMLDKQIDEVVYDKETGKVAGVRSGDETAKAKIVIGDPTYFPDKVRKTGHKVIRAMCILNHPIPNTDNLDSVQIIIPQNQVKRKHDIYIAVVSSAHNVAAKDHYLAIVSTIIETDTPHLELEPAFKLLGPRIDTLMGIAELYEPLEDGLKDNVFISKSYDSTSHFETTTDDVKDIYLRITGKPLVVQKREPQEVEA, encoded by the coding sequence atggctcctctcgcctcgctcgagtcggtttgCGCCACGGTCCGAGttaactcctgcgaagcaggagcaaccagggtctggggcggagccccagccgccggaggcacacccccaccacACGCCCCCAAAATACTAACAAGAAAAGGTACCGGCCTGACTGAGTGTATCCTGTCGGGCCTGTTGTCCGTCGAGGGGAAGAAGGTGCTACATATCGACCGCCAGGATCATTATGGCGGTGAGAGTGCTTCGTTGAACTTGACTCAGCTCTATAAGAAGTTCCGACCCAACGGATCGGCTCCTGAGGGTCTTGGTCGTGATCGTGATTGGAATGTCGACTTGATTCCTAAATTTCTCATGGCTAATGGCGAATTGACGAATATTCTCGTTCATACCGACGTGACGCGTTATCTGGAGTTTAAACAGATTTCTGGTTCGTATGTTTACAGAGACGGACGTATTGCCAAGGTTCCTGCTAGTGAGATGGAAGCCATTCGATCGCCTCTTATGGGCATTTTTGAGAAACGTCGTATGAAAAGATTTCTTGAATACGTCGGCAATTATAAGGACGAAGAACCTTCAACTCATCAGGGACTTGATTTGGATAAGAATACCATGACTGAAGTTTACCTCAAGTTCGGTCTTGAACCCGGTACTCGTGACTTTGTAGGTCATGCCATGGCTCTGTGGACAACCGACGATTATCTCAAGGCACCTGCTCGTGAAACTTTTTCACGAATCAATTTGTATGCCCAGTCAGTGGCCCGGTACGGCAAATCCCCCTATATCTATCCTTTGTACGGACTTGGCGAGCTTCCTCAGGGGTTTGCGAGATTGTCTGCTATCTATGGAGGAACTTATATGCTTGACAAGCAGATCGACGAGGTTGTATACGACAAGGAAACTGGTAAAGTTGCCGGAGTTCGGTCGGGTGACGAGACCGCTAAAGCCAAGATTGTTATTGGAGACCCAACTTATTTCCCCGACAAGGTTCGCAAGACCGGACACAAGGTGATCCGTGCCATGTGTATTTTGAACCACCCGATTCCTAATACTGATAACTTGGACTCTGTGCAAATCATCATTCCCCAGAACCAGGTCAAACGTAAGCACGATATCTACATTGCCGTGGTATCATCTGCCCATAACGTGGCTGCTAAAGACCATTATCTGGCTATTGTGTCGACTATTATCGAGACCGACACACCACATCTCGAACTGGAGCCGGCATTTAAGCTGCTGGGACCACGTATCGACACTTTAATGGGCATTGCCGAGCTGTACGAACCGCTCGAGGACGGTCTGAAAGACAACGTGTTCATCTCCAAATCCTACGACTCGACCTCGCACTTCGAAACCACCACCGACGACGTCAAAGACATCTACCTCCGCATCACCGGCAAGCCGCTCGTGGTCCAGAAACGCGAGCCCCAGGAAGTCGAGGCCTAA
- the POM152 gene encoding Pom152p (Glycoprotein subunit of transmembrane ring of nuclear pore complex; contributes to nucleocytoplasmic transport, nuclear pore complex (NPC) biogenesis and spindle pole body duplication; homologous to human NUP210; GO_component: GO:0016021 - integral component of membrane [Evidence IEA]; GO_component: GO:0016021 - integral component of membrane [Evidence ISM] [PMID 12192589]; GO_component: GO:0016020 - membrane [Evidence IEA]; GO_component: GO:0005739 - mitochondrion [Evidence IDA] [PMID 14576278]; GO_component: GO:0005739 - mitochondrion [Evidence IDA] [PMID 16823961]; GO_component: GO:0005641 - nuclear envelope lumen [Evidence IDA] [PMID 9988776]; GO_component: GO:0031965 - nuclear membrane [Evidence IEA]; GO_component: GO:0005643 - nuclear pore [Evidence IEA,IEA]; GO_component: GO:0005643 - nuclear pore [Evidence IDA] [PMID 7559775]; GO_component: GO:0005643 - nuclear pore [Evidence IDA] [PMID 8138573]; GO_component: GO:0005643 - nuclear pore [Evidence IDA] [PMID 9988776]; GO_component: GO:0070762 - nuclear pore transmembrane ring [Evidence IDA] [PMID 10684247]; GO_component: GO:0070762 - nuclear pore transmembrane ring [Evidence IDA,IPI] [PMID 19414609]; GO_component: GO:0070762 - nuclear pore transmembrane ring [Evidence IDA] [PMID 7559775]; GO_component: GO:0005634 - nucleus [Evidence IEA]; GO_function: GO:0043495 - protein anchor [Evidence IDA] [PMID 7559775]; GO_function: GO:0017056 - structural constituent of nuclear pore [Evidence IC] [PMID 10684247]; GO_process: GO:0051028 - mRNA transport [Evidence IEA]; GO_process: GO:0006999 - nuclear pore organization [Evidence IGI] [PMID 19414609]; GO_process: GO:0006913 - nucleocytoplasmic transport [Evidence IC] [PMID 8138573]; GO_process: GO:0006606 - protein import into nucleus [Evidence IDA] [PMID 7559775]; GO_process: GO:0015031 - protein transport [Evidence IEA]; GO_process: GO:0030474 - spindle pole body duplication [Evidence IGI] [PMID 20713690]; GO_process: GO:0006810 - transport [Evidence IEA]) has product MSRRTSSKPWHNDAAGSSFSDPSAPTIIAAQTRKSTPILKKPSVASETSPLIPTVYLDVGQQRLLFVSLFFGIQAYKISEAVGSTIGSEAFLLKYLIIDAMFVWVLPIFRIPWLTFSNWVSFLQFILLIIFNIFLSTSSFSLSLLILAIWKSLFETEVSFSGSKVHQQDQVYDAKSHLLGKYTVNILPESTALLNPGLASYCVDSGASNLPISIPVRLNATDPIFVQLARIDFETLEETTYNFTRKELKSFKSSSPPANLIDEFEGLIEGIAGSGGSGSGAGSGAGSGSGSGGSGPGSGSGSTSRSTASLSYLSLPVSKPGLYRLKQVTDASNLDVRLYRSDVLVVSCPKAYIIGSEASDVSPDRCIGDVDTPKLVVDGVPPLRVKYSRSVKGRESLFSVQSLQPDHFTSPLLSGGATGSRFVWSKGDSLDWVQAKTVEVDLDTTLSTTGQWVYDIDEVEDAFGNIINYSALLQSGKNSALLSSKGLSYGFAVHPRPQIRFQGCDSVNPVKLPKGHQVQLPVSLIADANDGPFEATFDYSPLQDESNEYNNETSVFSHKFNSLGERLVISEPGIYSLREISGKYCSGDVIEPSSCLVFVPPEPTVEIKFDDIEDKCAGPTGVRADISLTGNPPFSLSYRVIKDGRIISTKTHDISKSREQLMFNPSEEGNYVYEFFSLSDDLYKGRPLQGDHFKKSQSIHVLAGASFAEKSIHTRRCCSGDSLKLKVDLNGIPPLKLNYEIVSGNSRKEQFSVSDINDMSYEIETPALTQGGRYTISLVSVQDSRGCVTPLNEADIVVEVRRQRPAAAFLPIDGSTKVKTLEGRSIGLPLRLSGKAPWTVSYKHIDEASGIEQDYVVNVGNANGDAIHTNQKGKYLITGVSDAYCPGDVSVESNTIDISWINKPSLSVVSTPSLSKVADNLMSRKNVCELEEDVFEISLEGKLSNWRVITGICYAKSHGILTDI; this is encoded by the coding sequence ATGTCCAGAAGAACTTCTTCCAAGCCCTGGCACAATGATGCCGCTGGATCGAGCTTTTCAGATCCCTCGGCTCCAACAATAATTGCTGCTCAAACTCGGAAATCGACTCCCATTCTTAAGAAACCATCGGTCGCTTCTGAGACCTCCCCTTTAATCCCGACGGTGTATCTCGATGTTGGTCAACAGCGATTGCTATTTGTCAGTTTATTTTTCGGAATCCAAGCTTATAAAATTTCAGAAGCAGTTGGTTCGACAATTGGCAGTGAAGCCTTTTTActaaaatatttaattatAGACGCCATGTTTGTGTGGGTTCTGCCTATATTCAGAATCCCTTGGCTTACATTCAGCAATTGGGTGTCGTTTTTGCAGTTCATATTgcttattattttcaacatTTTTCTTAGTACCAGCTCATTCTCTTTGAgtcttttgattttggctATTTGGAAATCTCTATTTGAAACCGAAGTATCGTTTTCAGGCAGCAAAGTCCATCAACAGGACCAGGTTTATGATGCCAAATCCCATCTTCTCGGTAAATATACTGTAAATATTCTTCCTGAGAGCACTGCTTTGCTCAATCCAGGACTGGCCTCGTACTGCGTTGACTCGGGTGCTTCCAATTTACCAATCTCGATTCCTGTTCGTCTCAATGCTACTGATCctatttttgttcaatTGGCCAGAATCGATTTTGAAACTCTAGAAGAAACTACCTACAACTTTACAAGAAAAGAACTCAAGTCGTTTAAAAGCAGCAGTCCTCCTGCTAATTTGATTGATGAGTTTGAAGGTCTGATTGAGGGAATTGCTGGCTCTGGCGgcagtggtagtggtgcggggtctggagcagggtctggctctggttctggtggaTCGGGTCCTGGCTCGGGATCCGGTTCGACTTCTAGGTCTACTGCATCGCTATCTTATCTCAGTCTGCCAGTTAGCAAACCCGGCTTGTATAGATTGAAGCAAGTAACGGATGCATCCAATCTTGACGTAAGACTATATCGTTCAGATGTGTTGGTGGTATCGTGTCCAAAGGCATATATCATTGGTAGTGAAGCTAGTGATGTTAGTCCTGATAGGTGTATTGGAGATGTGGACACACCCAAGCTTGTAGTAGATGGTGTTCCACCTCTGCGAGTCAAATACAGTCGATCTGTTAAAGGAAGAGAgtctttattttctgtCCAATCTTTGCAACCTGACCATTTTACCTCTCCTCTGTTATCAGGCGGTGCAACTGGCAGTCGATTTGTTTGGTCGAAAGGAGACTCGTTAGATTGGGTACAAGCAAAGACTGTTGAGGTCGATTTGGATACCACTTTGTCTACAACTGGTCAATGGGTATATGACATCGACGAGGTAGAAGACGCTTTCGGTAATATCATCAACTATTCTGCCCTTCTGCAAAGCGGGAAGAATTCTGCTCTCTTGTCATCCAAGGGTCTTTCTTATGGCTTTGCAGTGCATCCTCGACCTCAAATCAGATTCCAAGGCTGTGATTCTGTCAACCCCGTCAAACTTCCAAAAGGACATCAGGTCCAATTACCTGTAAGCTTGATTGCTGATGCTAATGACGGTCCGTTTGAAGCAACTTTCGACTACTCTCCTTTGCAGGATGAATCTAATGAGTATAACAACGAAACTTCGGTCTTTAGTCACAAATTCAACTCTCTTGGCGAGAGACTTGTAATCAGTGAACCAGGTATTTATTCTCTTAGAGAGATATCTGGCAAGTATTGTTCTGGAGACGTCATCGAACCTTCTTCGTGTCTTGTTTTTGTGCCTCCTGAACCAACTGTGGAAATAAAATTCGATGACATTGAAGACAAGTGTGCTGGGCCCACTGGTGTCCGTGCTGATATCAGTTTGACTGGTAACCCTCCATTTTCACTTTCCTACAGAGTTATCAAGGATGGAAGAATCATTTCTACAAAGACCCATGATATTAGCAAGAGTCGAGAGCAACTCATGTTCAATCCTTCTGAAGAGGGCAATTATGTTTATGAATTCTTTAGTCTTTCTGATGACTTGTACAAAGGTAGACCTTTGCAAGGAGATCATTTCAAGAAGAGCCAATCAATTCATGTTCTTGCTGGTGCCTCATTTGCCGAAAAGTCTATCCACACCAGAAGATGCTGCTCAGGCGATTCGCTTAAGTTGAAGGTAGATTTGAATGGTATTCCACCTCTGAAATTGAACTACGAAATTGTGTCAGGAAATTCTCGTAAGGAGCAGTTCTCTGTCAGCGATATTAACGACATGAGCTATGAGATTGAAACACCTGCACTTACCCAGGGTGGTAGATACACCATTTCGCTCGTTTCTGTTCAAGACAGCCGTGGTTGCGTAACACCATTAAATGAAGCTGATATTGTCGTTGAAGTGAGAAGACAGCGTCCTGCTGCAGCCTTCTTGCCTATTGATGGCAGCACGAAAGTCAAAACTTTAGAAGGCAGATCAATTGGACTCCCACTTCGTTTAAGCGGCAAAGCTCCATGGACTGTATCTTATAAACATATCGACGAGGCATCAGGAATCGAGCAGGATTACGTTGTGAACGTTGGAAACGCCAATGGTGACGCCATCCATACCAACCAGAAGGGCAAATACCTAATCACTGGTGTCTCTGATGCCTACTGTCCAGGAGATGTATCAGTCGAAAGCAACACGATTGATATTTCGTGGATAAACAAACCTAGTCTCTCCGTCGTGTCAACACCGTCACTATCAAAGGTTGCAGATAACCTGATGTCCCGTAAGAATGTGTGCGAACTGGAAGAGGATGTATTTGAGATTAGTTTAGAGGGTAAGTTAAGCAATTGGAGAGTGATAACTGGAATTTGTTATGCAAAAAGTCATGGAATACTAACTGATATTTAG
- the POM152 gene encoding Pom152p (Glycoprotein subunit of transmembrane ring of nuclear pore complex; contributes to nucleocytoplasmic transport, nuclear pore complex (NPC) biogenesis and spindle pole body duplication; homologous to human NUP210; GO_component: GO:0016021 - integral component of membrane [Evidence IEA]; GO_component: GO:0016021 - integral component of membrane [Evidence ISM] [PMID 12192589]; GO_component: GO:0016020 - membrane [Evidence IEA]; GO_component: GO:0005739 - mitochondrion [Evidence IDA] [PMID 14576278]; GO_component: GO:0005739 - mitochondrion [Evidence IDA] [PMID 16823961]; GO_component: GO:0005641 - nuclear envelope lumen [Evidence IDA] [PMID 9988776]; GO_component: GO:0031965 - nuclear membrane [Evidence IEA]; GO_component: GO:0005643 - nuclear pore [Evidence IEA,IEA]; GO_component: GO:0005643 - nuclear pore [Evidence IDA] [PMID 7559775]; GO_component: GO:0005643 - nuclear pore [Evidence IDA] [PMID 8138573]; GO_component: GO:0005643 - nuclear pore [Evidence IDA] [PMID 9988776]; GO_component: GO:0070762 - nuclear pore transmembrane ring [Evidence IDA] [PMID 10684247]; GO_component: GO:0070762 - nuclear pore transmembrane ring [Evidence IDA,IPI] [PMID 19414609]; GO_component: GO:0070762 - nuclear pore transmembrane ring [Evidence IDA] [PMID 7559775]; GO_component: GO:0005634 - nucleus [Evidence IEA]; GO_function: GO:0043495 - protein anchor [Evidence IDA] [PMID 7559775]; GO_function: GO:0017056 - structural constituent of nuclear pore [Evidence IC] [PMID 10684247]; GO_process: GO:0051028 - mRNA transport [Evidence IEA]; GO_process: GO:0006999 - nuclear pore organization [Evidence IGI] [PMID 19414609]; GO_process: GO:0006913 - nucleocytoplasmic transport [Evidence IC] [PMID 8138573]; GO_process: GO:0006606 - protein import into nucleus [Evidence IDA] [PMID 7559775]; GO_process: GO:0015031 - protein transport [Evidence IEA]; GO_process: GO:0030474 - spindle pole body duplication [Evidence IGI] [PMID 20713690]; GO_process: GO:0006810 - transport [Evidence IEA]): MNQRIQVATKYASLKMDTSKPGTYRYKIKGVSDGVYDLSDLNLNSNTPVVVEQVVEKRPTAAFVNKGRDYKTCVNSYIDGDSDQSVEGIGISLVGQAPFTLGIELHHESTGKVRKLTIPDINQSTFKLKSIFKNLSLGRYTVSFTSIVDGKGCSSSDFRDDERVHILVSDVPKITPLNPKDNYCVGERIGFALDGVPPFDVVYEFNGKRQHAITRTSPFSRLASTDGNLTFISLSDSVSNCEGRLDHMSPIIIRPIPSVRIREEISRQDIHEGDQAELIFSFTGTPPYSFTYTRSELVGRPAKLTVVESHSVSDVNSSEYSIFTSTQGTYEVVALEDAYCSVSNR, translated from the coding sequence ATGAACCAAAGGATCCAGGTAGCTACCAAGTATGCAAGCTTAAAGATGGATACTTCGAAACCAGGAACTTACAGATACAAAATCAAGGGAGTTTCCGATGGAGTGTACGACTTGTCCGATCTCAACTTGAACAGCAATACTCCGGTTGTAGTGGAACAGGTTGTGGAAAAACGGCcaactgctgcttttgTTAACAAGGGACGTGACTACAAGACCTGTGTGAATTCGTATATTGATGGAGATTCTGATCAGTCTGTTGAGGGTATTGGAATTAGTCTAGTTGGTCAGGCGCCATTTACATTAGGCATTGAATTACACCATGAAAGTACTGGAAAGGTCAGAAAGCTAACAATTCCCGACATCAACCAATCAACATTTAAACTGAAGAGCATATTCAAAAATTTGAGTCTGGGTAGATATACAGTTTCTTTTACAAGCATCGTCGATGGTAAGGGATGCTCAAGTTCAGATTTCCGAGACGATGAACGAGTACACATTCTAGTATCTGACGTTCCAAAGATCACACCTCTCAATCCTAAGGATAACTACTGTGTTGGGGAAAGAATTGGCTTTGCTCTCGACGGAGTGCCACCTTTTGATGTTGTTTATGAATTCAATGGTAAGAGACAACACGCAATTACAAGGACATCGCCCTTTTCTCGACTTGCCTCAACAGACGGAAACCTGACATTTATCAGCCTGTCAGACAGTGTGTCGAACTGTGAGGGTCGCCTAGATCACATGAGCCCAATAATCATACGACCAATCCCATCTGTCAGAATCAGGGAGGAGATATCACGCCAAGACATTCATGAAGGTGACCAAGCAGAACTGATATTCAGTTTCACTGGCACCCCTCCATATTCTTTCACATATACCCGTAGCGAGCTGGTGGGACGTCCTGCCAAGCTCACTGTGGTCGAGTCACACTCTGTATCCGACGTAAACAGTTCGGAATATAGTATATTCACTAGCACTCAGGGCACATATGAAGTAGTGGCCCTAGAAGACGCATACTGCTCAGTCAGCAACCGCTAA
- the BMT6 gene encoding Bmt6p (Methyltransferase required for m3U2843 methylation of the 25S rRNA; S-adenosylmethionine-dependent; green fluorescent protein (GFP)-fusion protein localizes to the cytoplasm; YLR063W is not an essential gene; GO_component: GO:0005737 - cytoplasm [Evidence IEA,IEA]; GO_component: GO:0005737 - cytoplasm [Evidence IDA] [PMID 14562095]; GO_component: GO:0005737 - cytoplasm [Evidence IDA] [PMID 24335083]; GO_function: GO:0008757 - S-adenosylmethionine-dependent methyltransferase activity [Evidence ISM] [PMID 19351663]; GO_function: GO:0070042 - rRNA (uridine-N3-)-methyltransferase activity [Evidence IMP] [PMID 24335083]; GO_process: GO:0070475 - rRNA base methylation [Evidence IMP] [PMID 24335083]), producing the protein MAPRRKAKVGNPETGEKETKTADSQSLVVANEILDLFKESFSDTLSLDPPELQERIQSVKTSLFDRNYMEAFGSEENLEAYVVRWTPSRALSYSHLFSSITPIRDLLTESPASGQGETKRRVLSIGGGAGAEIVGVSSVSLLRNRSKEINENNRLSIDLLAVDVAKWDNVVNRLDGYVQKYWPQWGRMNGTSELEKDSPLSISFLNHDILTISSAEIQLETLDLITCMFTTNELFASSKAGTVKFLHSLSSCKPGALLLIVESAGSYSEIQIGSKTFPVQFLIDHTLTSNKNWAIIDSEDSRWYRVPDGLKYPLKLENMRFFFKLYRRL; encoded by the coding sequence ATGGCACCCAGGCGGAAAGCTAAAGTGGGAAATCCCGAGACTGGAGAGAAAGAAACCAAGACAGCTGATTCCCAATCCCTGGTAGTTGCAAATGAAATCCTGGATTTGTTCAAAGAAAGTTTCAGCGACACTTTGTCGCTAGATCCGCCAGAGTTACAGGAAAGAATCCAATCAGTCAAAACTTCTCTCTTTGATAGGAATTATATGGAAGCATTTGGCAGTGAAGAAAATCTAGAAGCATATGTAGTGAGATGGACTCCTTCAAGAGCTCTCTCATACAGCCATTTATTTTCCAGTATCACACCCATCAGAGACCTATTGACAGAATCACCTGCTTCTGGTCAGGGCGAAACCAAGCGTCGTGTCCTATCAATaggaggaggtgctggtgctgaaaTCGTTGGTGTATCTTCTGTGTCGTTGTTAAGAAATAGAAGTAAAGAGATCAATGAAAACAACCGACTTTCAATTGACCTGCTGGCTGTTGATGTAGCCAAGTGGGATAATGTGGTAAATAGGTTGGATGGGTATGTTCAGAAGTACTGGCCCCAGTGGGGACGAATGAATGGTACCTCTGAACTAGAAAAGGACAGTCCGTTATCCATATCGTTCCTCAACCATGACATTCTTACTATATCATCGGCAGAAATCCAACTTGAGACTCTGGATCTCATTACATGCATGTTCACGACGAATGAGCTTTTCGCATCATCCAAAGCTGGCACTGTCAAATTTCTTCACTCACTGTCCAGCTGTAAACCAGGTGCTTTACTACTCATAGTAGAAAGTGCAGGTTCATACTCGGAAATCCAAATTGGCAGCAAAACCTTCCCGGTGCAGTTCCTCATCGATCACACTCTGACCAGTAATAAGAACTGGGCCATCATAGACTCCGAAGATTCTCGCTGGTATCGGGTTCCTGACGGACTCAAGTATCCTCTTAAGCTCGAGAACATgagattcttcttcaagctcTATAGACGACTATAA